From the Patescibacteria group bacterium genome, the window CTCTCGACCGGCGGCAAATCCTGCCCAAAAACCGGATCAACCGGCGACGGCTATAAGTGGGCAAGAGAGCTCGGGCACACTATTATTGAACCTAAGCCGGCACTGACATCAATCGTACTAAAAGACCGATATATAAAGAGCCTCCAGGGTTTAAGTTTTAGCAAGGTAAAAATAAGCGTCTTTAAACAAAACAAAAAATTACATTCTATCTCCGGCGATATTCTTTTTACCAATAACGGGCTAAGCGGGCCGGCAATCATGAACATAAGCCGGGAAATCGCCCGGGAAGACACGCGTGATATTTCCCTTAAGATAGATTTTTTCCCTGACCAGGAATTTTCTAATTTTGACCGTTGCCTGCAGGAGAGCTTTAATAAAGAGCCGAATAAATTATTAAAAAATATCCTGCCAAGCCTTATACCGCCGAGGCTGGTTGACGCGATACTTAAGCTGGCCGGAATTAACCCGCAAAAGAAAGCCAACGAAGTAACCAAAGACGAAAGAAAAAAGCTCGCCCATTTATTAAAAGAGCTAAACCTGTCAGTCAGTAGCCTGTCCGGCTTTGACCGGGCCTATATAACTTCGGGCGGCGTTTCACTGGCCGAAATAGATCCTGGCACAATGCGCTCTAAAATAATCAAGAACTTGTACTTTGCCGGAGAGATTCTAGATTTAGATGGCCCGACCGGCGGCTACAACCTGCAAGCGGCCTGGACCACCGGCTTTGTTGCCGGATCAAAAGCGGTAAAATCACAACAGCAGAACTCTATGCGAAAACGGAGAATAGAATGATTAATATATGAGTAAGCTTTAAACAATTGTTAATATTCAGCGCCTGTGGCATTGATCCA encodes:
- a CDS encoding NAD(P)/FAD-dependent oxidoreductase yields the protein MEYDVVVIGGGAAGMMAAGRAGELGARVLLAEKNKDLGIKLLTTGNGRCNFTNKKHGPKEFTRRFGKNGKFLFSALHQFGTDDAVNFFERHGVKAKVEDEGKVFPVSDKAGDILNALIAYLKRGKVVVKTGVEVKKINKEDSSIKKIVLADGSEIAARNYVLSTGGKSCPKTGSTGDGYKWARELGHTIIEPKPALTSIVLKDRYIKSLQGLSFSKVKISVFKQNKKLHSISGDILFTNNGLSGPAIMNISREIAREDTRDISLKIDFFPDQEFSNFDRCLQESFNKEPNKLLKNILPSLIPPRLVDAILKLAGINPQKKANEVTKDERKKLAHLLKELNLSVSSLSGFDRAYITSGGVSLAEIDPGTMRSKIIKNLYFAGEILDLDGPTGGYNLQAAWTTGFVAGSKAVKSQQQNSMRKRRIE